In one Nocardioides luteus genomic region, the following are encoded:
- a CDS encoding methane monooxygenase/ammonia monooxygenase subunit B, producing MRSKLKYIGAVMAAAVAVVLALPPAPASAHGETAQEAFLRMGTVAFWDVKYSADKVAQGEELTITGTAKILETYPEQLAEPKLGFIGVIAPGPTVVIKERTINGAPAPMAIEIEKGGVYQFKMVLQGRRVGHWHVHPIFGIHGAGSLIGPGQYVDVTESAGGFTNEVKLLSGKTADLENIGMGGVTFWNVLWLVIGFAWLLYWIVPKPTVTRLPVTSQIPLNTDGGAYGLITKKDHRVMNIMMGATIALVVGGMVWQAQAYPDKMPQQVLHFAPEDAVVDAKFVTADASDAVFDPATDTVTAKVTVTNTGTSPASVESFMTSTLTFPVAEAGSAERSVQISPAAPIAPGETRELTMSITDEVWAKERLMPVGESRMQLTGVLRLQDEAGHENFVTVQSFVTPSAMV from the coding sequence ATGCGTAGCAAGTTGAAGTACATCGGGGCGGTGATGGCCGCTGCCGTCGCCGTGGTGCTCGCGCTGCCGCCGGCACCGGCGTCGGCTCACGGCGAGACGGCGCAGGAGGCCTTCCTCCGGATGGGCACGGTCGCCTTCTGGGACGTGAAGTACTCCGCCGACAAGGTCGCCCAGGGTGAGGAGCTCACCATCACGGGCACGGCGAAGATCCTCGAGACCTACCCCGAGCAGCTCGCCGAGCCGAAGCTCGGCTTCATCGGCGTGATCGCCCCGGGCCCGACCGTCGTCATCAAGGAGCGCACCATCAACGGCGCCCCGGCGCCGATGGCGATCGAGATCGAGAAGGGCGGCGTCTACCAGTTCAAGATGGTGCTCCAGGGGCGGCGGGTCGGCCACTGGCACGTCCATCCCATCTTCGGCATCCACGGAGCGGGCTCGCTCATCGGCCCGGGTCAGTACGTCGACGTGACGGAGTCCGCCGGTGGCTTCACCAACGAGGTCAAGCTGCTGAGCGGGAAGACGGCCGACCTCGAGAACATCGGCATGGGCGGCGTCACCTTCTGGAACGTCCTCTGGCTGGTGATCGGGTTCGCCTGGCTCCTCTACTGGATCGTCCCGAAGCCCACCGTCACACGTCTGCCGGTGACAAGCCAGATCCCGCTCAACACCGACGGTGGGGCGTACGGGCTGATCACGAAGAAGGACCACCGCGTCATGAACATCATGATGGGCGCGACCATCGCCCTGGTGGTGGGAGGCATGGTGTGGCAGGCGCAGGCCTACCCGGACAAGATGCCGCAGCAGGTGCTTCACTTCGCCCCGGAGGACGCGGTGGTGGATGCCAAGTTCGTCACGGCGGACGCCTCCGATGCCGTGTTCGACCCGGCGACGGACACCGTGACGGCCAAGGTGACGGTGACGAACACCGGAACCTCCCCGGCATCGGTGGAGTCGTTCATGACGAGCACGCTCACCTTCCCGGTGGCCGAGGCGGGAAGTGCGGAGCGGTCCGTCCAGATCTCTCCGGCCGCGCCGATCGCCCCCGGCGAGACACGGGAGCTGACGATGAGCATCACGGACGAGGTGTGGGCCAAGGAACGGCTCATGCCGGTCGGCGAGTCGCGCATGCAGCTCACCGGCGTGCTGCGCCTCCAGGACGAGGCCGGCCACGAGAACTTCGTGACCGTCCAGAGCTTCGTCACTCCGTCGGCCATGGTCTGA
- a CDS encoding isomerase: MTETIETYVRFWNTEPGEPQRRVGAQVFTPDVSYVAPNADLVGVEALVGFTRTFVENVGAYEFLARAEPETHHDRARLAWEIRVGGSSFAEGTDVIVTDADGRITGVTTFVDRAPVLTAEHHGGAA; encoded by the coding sequence ATGACCGAGACCATCGAGACGTACGTGAGGTTCTGGAACACCGAGCCGGGCGAGCCGCAGCGCCGGGTCGGCGCCCAGGTGTTCACCCCGGACGTCAGCTACGTCGCCCCGAACGCGGACCTGGTCGGCGTCGAGGCGCTCGTCGGGTTCACCCGGACGTTCGTCGAGAACGTGGGTGCCTACGAGTTCCTCGCCCGGGCCGAGCCGGAGACCCACCACGACCGGGCCCGGCTGGCCTGGGAGATCCGCGTCGGCGGGTCCTCCTTCGCCGAGGGCACCGACGTGATCGTCACCGACGCGGACGGACGGATCACCGGTGTGACCACCTTCGTCGACCGTGCGCCGGTCCTCACGGCTGAGCACCATGGCGGTGCGGCGTGA
- a CDS encoding ATP-binding protein — MPQVSRIAIVNRGEAAMRLIHAVRDLNARGSSEGTIRTIALHTDVDAGAAFVREADEAHLLGAAADRPYLDLAVLEQALVATGADAAWVGWGFVAEDPAFAELCDRLGVTFIGPSAEAMRKLGDKIGSKLIAEEVGVPVAPWSRGGVDTLEEALASAEKIGYPLMLKATAGGGGRGIRKVTSGTELAEAYQRTRDEAERAFGSGVVFLEKLVTDARHVEVQVIADGQGTAWAIGVRDCSVQRRNQKVIEESSSPLLTDDQAAELKASAERLATAVGYAGAGTVEFLYHPGEKTFAFLEVNTRLQVEHPITEVVTGTDLVALQIQVASGVPLTGDRPTERGHAVEARLNAEDPDRDFAPAPGRISRLEFPAGPGIRVDTGVAEGDTIPADFDSMIAKVIAWGADREQALARLRRAMGETTVIIDGGATNKSFILDLLDQPEVTTGSPAWADTGWIDRVRGEGRLQAARHAGVALVAAAIEGYDEAERGEIARMLQTAQGGRPQIQHDPARTIELKLRGATYALTVRQSGPARYQVTITAGGERRTLTATLDRIDEVHGRLTVDGHRYRLVTATHGPVHLVEVDDVMHRVSRDEGGMLRSPAPALVVSTPLAVGDEVEAGHPVLVLESMKMETALTAPFTGRVKELLVRVGSQVETAAPLLRLEPTGGAEGEQASSARLADLDLPAPTAETGRSNGAIADLSSLLLGYDVEEDQRPALLAAHLASRSTGAPADTLRTEMGLLSLFTDFAELSRNRPAGDEPSTELRVHSSREYFHTYLRSLDPDRGALPDHFRDKLQRVLAHYGVTDLERTPELERAVFRIFLAQQHPADVDVAIGVLQRWLGDPPPATEDAAAVRALLERIVRATQLRFAVVGDLARSVRFGWFDQPAVDDERRAVLEGVPAEVAALTDPDAPDRAARIDALAAVPEPLVGFLRDRLVEGLPEREPLLEVLIRRHYRDYDLHDLTVTGNGGGRPVAHADYATDEKGAARVVSTIGDVTELADPDGPLATAITSAMTPDHDDVVEIYLRWTDAPTDPDQASAELAAMLAGQEFARRARRVSVAVCHPAPQPIDYFTYRHHADGAPHIPTTELVEDTLVRGMHPMVGRRLNLWRLSEFEVTRLAAPDDVLLYECVARANPADRRLVAAAQARQLAVVRDDEGRVIALPHVERAVENCLEAIRRVRTARGREGTKLDVNHVWVTVWPVVEADLDQITALQSKITPLSEGTGIEEVLAEGRVASPDGGEPTRLAIRFHAQPGAGVVADVIEPPTEPLAPLDEYAAKVLRARRRGLVYPYELQRALAAGGTVVEHDLDDSGKLAPVDRAPGLNKAGIIVAVVTTPSSLYPDGITRVVLCGDPLKSLGALSEPECARVIAAIDLAERMQVPVEWFAVSAGARISMESGTENMDWVAAALRRIVQFTQDGGEINIVVAGINVGAQPYWNAEATMLMHTKGILVMTPDSAMVLTGKQSLDFSGGVSAEDNHGIGGYDRVMGPNGQAQYWVPDLAGAFRVLMAHYEHTYVVPGEAGPRRAATADPVDRDVSSFPHPGDFATVGEIFSAEHNPDRKRPFDIRTVMRALADADHEMLERWAGMADADTAVVVDTRIGGYPVSLVGIESKPVPRAGFPPTDGPDTYTAGTLFPRSSKKVARAINAASGNRPLVVLANLSGFDGSPESMRNLQLEYGAEIGRAVVNFQGPIVFCVISRYHGGAFVVFSKHLNPSMTVLAIEGSYASVLGGAPAAAVVFAAEVSKRAAADPRVAALEERIDHAEDGERGALVVELAELRAQLRADKIAEVAAEFDDVHNIHRAVEVGSVDEVIAASDLRPKVIEVIERAWGKE, encoded by the coding sequence GTGCCACAGGTCTCTCGAATTGCCATCGTCAACCGCGGTGAAGCCGCGATGCGTCTGATCCATGCCGTCCGCGACCTCAACGCGCGGGGATCGTCCGAAGGGACGATCCGCACCATCGCACTGCACACCGACGTCGACGCCGGGGCGGCGTTCGTACGCGAGGCCGACGAGGCCCACCTGCTGGGAGCGGCGGCGGATCGCCCCTACCTCGACCTCGCCGTCCTCGAGCAGGCCCTGGTCGCCACCGGAGCGGACGCCGCCTGGGTCGGCTGGGGCTTCGTCGCCGAGGACCCCGCCTTCGCCGAGCTCTGCGACCGGCTGGGCGTCACCTTCATCGGTCCCAGCGCCGAGGCGATGCGCAAGCTGGGCGACAAGATCGGCTCGAAGCTGATCGCCGAGGAGGTCGGCGTCCCGGTGGCTCCGTGGAGCCGCGGTGGAGTCGACACGCTCGAGGAGGCCCTGGCCAGCGCCGAGAAGATCGGCTACCCGCTCATGCTCAAGGCCACCGCCGGGGGCGGCGGTCGCGGCATCCGGAAGGTCACCTCCGGTACCGAGCTCGCCGAGGCCTACCAGCGCACCCGGGACGAGGCGGAGCGGGCGTTCGGCAGCGGCGTCGTGTTCCTCGAGAAGCTGGTCACCGACGCCCGTCACGTCGAGGTCCAGGTGATCGCCGACGGCCAGGGCACCGCCTGGGCGATCGGCGTACGCGACTGCTCGGTGCAGCGGCGCAACCAGAAGGTCATCGAGGAGTCGTCCTCCCCGCTGCTGACCGACGACCAGGCCGCCGAGCTCAAGGCATCCGCGGAGCGGCTCGCCACGGCGGTGGGCTACGCCGGAGCCGGCACCGTCGAGTTCCTCTACCACCCGGGTGAGAAGACGTTCGCCTTCCTCGAGGTCAACACGCGCCTCCAGGTCGAGCACCCGATCACCGAGGTCGTGACCGGCACCGACCTGGTCGCGCTGCAGATCCAGGTCGCCTCCGGTGTCCCGCTCACCGGCGACCGGCCGACCGAGCGGGGCCACGCGGTCGAGGCCCGGCTCAACGCCGAGGACCCCGACCGCGACTTCGCGCCCGCTCCGGGCCGGATCAGCCGCCTCGAGTTCCCCGCCGGACCCGGCATCCGGGTCGACACCGGCGTGGCGGAGGGCGACACCATCCCGGCCGACTTCGACTCGATGATCGCCAAGGTGATCGCCTGGGGCGCCGACCGCGAGCAGGCCTTGGCGCGGCTGCGCCGGGCGATGGGGGAGACCACCGTCATCATCGACGGCGGCGCGACCAACAAGAGCTTCATCCTCGACCTCCTCGACCAGCCCGAGGTCACCACCGGCAGCCCGGCCTGGGCCGACACCGGCTGGATCGACCGAGTGCGCGGTGAGGGGCGGCTGCAGGCCGCCCGGCATGCAGGCGTCGCGCTCGTCGCCGCCGCGATCGAGGGCTACGACGAGGCCGAGCGCGGCGAGATCGCCCGCATGCTCCAGACCGCCCAGGGTGGCCGCCCTCAGATCCAGCACGACCCTGCTCGCACCATCGAGCTCAAGCTGCGCGGGGCGACGTACGCCCTGACCGTGCGGCAGTCCGGGCCCGCCCGCTACCAGGTCACCATCACCGCCGGGGGAGAGCGGCGCACCCTCACCGCCACCCTCGACCGGATCGACGAGGTGCACGGCCGGCTCACCGTCGACGGCCACCGCTACCGGCTGGTGACCGCCACCCACGGCCCCGTCCACCTGGTCGAGGTCGACGACGTGATGCACCGGGTCAGCCGCGACGAGGGCGGCATGCTGCGCTCGCCCGCGCCGGCGCTCGTCGTCTCCACCCCGCTCGCCGTCGGCGACGAGGTGGAGGCGGGTCACCCGGTGCTGGTGCTCGAGTCGATGAAGATGGAGACCGCGCTGACCGCGCCGTTCACCGGCCGGGTCAAGGAGCTCCTGGTCCGGGTCGGGAGCCAGGTCGAGACCGCGGCGCCGCTGCTGCGCCTCGAGCCGACCGGCGGCGCCGAGGGCGAGCAGGCGAGCAGTGCCCGCCTGGCCGACCTCGACCTGCCCGCGCCCACCGCCGAGACCGGCCGCAGCAACGGCGCGATCGCCGACCTGAGCAGCCTGCTGCTCGGCTACGACGTCGAGGAGGATCAGCGTCCGGCCCTGCTCGCCGCCCACCTGGCCTCCCGCTCCACCGGCGCGCCCGCGGACACCCTCCGCACCGAGATGGGCCTGCTGTCGCTGTTCACCGACTTCGCCGAGCTCAGCCGCAACCGCCCGGCCGGTGACGAGCCGTCCACCGAGCTGCGCGTGCACAGCTCGCGGGAGTACTTCCACACCTACCTGCGCAGCCTGGACCCCGACCGGGGTGCCCTCCCGGACCACTTCCGGGACAAGCTGCAGCGGGTCCTCGCGCACTACGGGGTCACCGACCTCGAACGTACGCCGGAGCTCGAGCGTGCGGTGTTCCGCATCTTCCTCGCCCAGCAGCATCCCGCCGACGTCGACGTCGCGATCGGGGTGCTCCAGCGCTGGCTCGGCGACCCGCCGCCGGCCACCGAGGACGCTGCCGCCGTCCGCGCACTGCTCGAGCGGATCGTACGCGCCACGCAGCTCCGGTTCGCCGTCGTCGGCGACCTGGCCCGCTCGGTCCGGTTCGGCTGGTTCGACCAGCCGGCGGTCGATGACGAGCGTCGCGCGGTGCTGGAGGGCGTACCGGCCGAGGTCGCCGCCCTCACCGACCCGGACGCCCCTGACCGGGCTGCCCGCATCGACGCACTCGCGGCCGTCCCCGAGCCGCTGGTCGGCTTCCTCCGGGACCGGCTGGTCGAGGGGCTTCCCGAGCGCGAGCCGCTGCTGGAGGTGCTGATCCGGCGCCACTACCGCGACTACGACCTGCACGACCTGACCGTCACCGGCAACGGCGGCGGGCGCCCGGTGGCGCACGCCGACTACGCCACGGACGAGAAGGGCGCGGCCCGGGTGGTGTCCACCATCGGCGACGTCACCGAGCTCGCCGACCCCGACGGCCCGCTCGCCACCGCCATCACCTCGGCGATGACGCCCGACCACGATGACGTCGTCGAGATCTACCTGCGCTGGACGGACGCGCCCACCGATCCGGACCAGGCCTCGGCCGAGCTGGCCGCGATGCTCGCCGGGCAGGAGTTCGCCCGTCGTGCCCGCCGCGTCTCGGTCGCGGTCTGCCATCCCGCGCCGCAGCCGATCGACTACTTCACCTACCGCCACCACGCGGACGGCGCCCCTCACATCCCGACCACCGAGCTGGTCGAGGACACACTCGTCCGGGGCATGCACCCGATGGTGGGTCGCCGGCTCAACCTGTGGCGCCTCAGCGAGTTCGAGGTCACCCGGCTCGCCGCGCCCGACGACGTCCTGCTCTACGAGTGCGTCGCCCGGGCCAACCCGGCCGACCGCCGGCTCGTCGCGGCCGCGCAGGCCCGCCAGCTCGCCGTGGTCCGCGACGACGAGGGCCGTGTGATCGCGCTGCCGCACGTCGAGCGTGCCGTGGAGAACTGCCTCGAGGCGATCCGCCGCGTACGCACCGCCCGAGGTCGCGAGGGCACCAAGCTCGACGTCAACCACGTCTGGGTGACGGTGTGGCCGGTCGTCGAGGCGGACCTCGACCAGATCACCGCGCTCCAGAGCAAGATCACACCCCTCAGCGAGGGCACCGGGATCGAGGAGGTTCTCGCCGAAGGGCGGGTGGCCTCGCCGGACGGCGGCGAGCCGACCCGCCTGGCGATCCGCTTCCACGCCCAGCCGGGCGCGGGCGTCGTGGCCGACGTCATCGAGCCGCCCACCGAGCCGCTCGCCCCGCTGGACGAGTACGCCGCCAAGGTGCTCCGCGCCCGGCGCCGCGGCCTCGTCTACCCCTATGAGCTCCAGCGCGCCCTGGCCGCTGGCGGCACGGTCGTCGAGCACGACCTCGACGACTCCGGCAAGCTCGCACCGGTCGACCGTGCCCCCGGGCTCAACAAGGCCGGCATCATCGTCGCCGTCGTGACCACCCCGAGCTCGCTCTACCCCGACGGCATCACCCGCGTCGTACTCTGCGGTGACCCGCTCAAGTCGCTCGGTGCCCTCTCGGAGCCCGAGTGCGCCCGGGTGATCGCGGCCATCGACCTCGCCGAGCGGATGCAGGTCCCGGTCGAGTGGTTCGCGGTCTCGGCCGGTGCCCGGATCTCGATGGAGAGCGGCACCGAGAACATGGACTGGGTCGCCGCCGCGCTGCGCCGGATCGTCCAGTTCACCCAGGACGGCGGCGAGATCAACATTGTCGTCGCCGGGATCAACGTCGGCGCCCAGCCCTACTGGAACGCCGAAGCGACGATGCTGATGCACACCAAGGGCATCCTGGTGATGACCCCGGACAGCGCCATGGTGCTCACCGGCAAGCAGTCGCTCGACTTCTCCGGTGGTGTGTCCGCCGAGGACAACCACGGCATCGGTGGCTACGACCGGGTGATGGGCCCGAACGGGCAGGCGCAGTACTGGGTCCCCGACCTGGCCGGTGCCTTCCGGGTGCTCATGGCTCACTACGAGCACACGTACGTGGTCCCCGGCGAGGCCGGCCCGCGGCGCGCCGCAACGGCCGACCCGGTCGACCGCGACGTGTCGTCCTTCCCGCACCCGGGTGACTTCGCCACGGTCGGCGAGATCTTCTCGGCCGAGCACAACCCCGACCGCAAGCGACCCTTCGACATCCGCACCGTGATGCGGGCGCTGGCCGACGCCGACCACGAGATGCTCGAGCGGTGGGCCGGTATGGCCGACGCCGACACCGCCGTGGTCGTCGACACCCGCATCGGCGGCTACCCGGTCAGCCTGGTCGGCATCGAGTCCAAGCCGGTGCCGCGCGCCGGGTTCCCTCCCACCGACGGTCCGGACACCTACACCGCGGGCACCCTGTTCCCGCGGTCGTCGAAGAAGGTCGCGCGCGCGATCAACGCGGCCTCGGGCAACCGACCGCTGGTGGTGCTCGCCAACCTGTCCGGCTTCGACGGCTCCCCGGAGTCGATGCGCAACCTGCAGCTCGAGTACGGCGCCGAGATCGGCCGCGCGGTCGTCAACTTCCAGGGCCCCATCGTCTTCTGCGTCATCTCCCGCTACCACGGCGGCGCGTTCGTGGTGTTCTCCAAGCACCTGAACCCGTCGATGACCGTCCTCGCCATCGAAGGCTCGTACGCCTCCGTCCTCGGTGGCGCTCCCGCGGCCGCCGTCGTGTTCGCCGCCGAGGTCTCCAAGCGAGCGGCGGCCGACCCGCGCGTCGCCGCGCTCGAGGAGCGCATCGACCACGCCGAGGACGGCGAACGCGGCGCGCTCGTCGTCGAGCTCGCCGAGCTCCGCGCCCAGCTGCGGGCCGACAAGATCGCCGAGGTCGCCGCCGAGTTCGACGACGTGCACAACATCCACCGCGCCGTCGAGGTGGGCTCGGTCGACGAGGTCATCGCGGCCAGCGATCTGCGGCCCAAGGTGATCGAGGTCATCGAACGGGCGTGGGGCAAGGAGTGA
- a CDS encoding IclR family transcriptional regulator, with translation MTETTSLDAVEGIRAQKRVLNSAIHIANTLAIIAENPAGVSAKVLARRLEQSLSTTYYALQTLTDVGMIEHAPTTSGLYTLGPQIAALYRGYVANRTQPERLAAVLQDLRDETRARAYLGWWKQGDLEIADTRGRRGAAELRDISAGYRGGAHALALGKVMLASIGFDRWPDYLRQPRLRRFTDHTLDTPDRLRREVLRMRAAGFATDVDEYEMGVSCVAAPVRDSAGRVIAGLGVSVSSRRFLDEREQLESAVRQAARDATRMYVDLDPLTAMVCERARA, from the coding sequence ATGACGGAAACGACCAGCCTGGACGCAGTCGAAGGCATCCGTGCACAGAAGAGAGTCCTCAACTCGGCGATCCATATCGCCAACACGTTGGCGATCATCGCCGAGAATCCGGCGGGGGTGTCGGCCAAGGTGTTGGCCCGTCGCCTCGAGCAGAGCCTGTCGACCACCTACTACGCGCTGCAGACCCTGACGGACGTGGGGATGATCGAGCACGCGCCGACGACGTCGGGGCTCTACACCCTCGGACCGCAGATCGCCGCGCTGTACCGGGGCTACGTCGCCAATCGGACGCAGCCGGAGCGGCTGGCGGCGGTGCTGCAGGATCTGCGTGACGAGACTCGTGCGCGCGCCTATCTGGGTTGGTGGAAACAGGGCGATCTGGAGATCGCAGACACGCGAGGACGTCGGGGCGCGGCAGAGCTGCGCGACATCTCCGCGGGCTACCGAGGCGGCGCGCACGCGCTCGCCCTCGGCAAGGTCATGCTCGCCTCGATCGGCTTCGACCGCTGGCCGGACTACCTGCGGCAGCCGCGCCTGCGGCGATTCACCGACCACACCCTCGACACCCCCGATCGGCTGCGCCGCGAGGTGCTTCGGATGCGGGCGGCCGGGTTCGCGACCGACGTGGACGAGTACGAGATGGGTGTCTCGTGCGTGGCAGCACCGGTGCGGGACAGTGCCGGACGAGTGATCGCCGGCCTCGGTGTCTCGGTCTCGTCCCGTCGTTTCCTGGACGAGCGTGAGCAGCTCGAGTCGGCGGTCAGGCAGGCAGCGCGGGACGCGACCCGGATGTACGTCGACCTCGACCCGCTCACGGCGATGGTCTGCGAGCGGGCTCGGGCATGA
- a CDS encoding sigma-54-dependent Fis family transcriptional regulator: MSSAMPSWSDVLTHSLERLKERASTDPDAGVRDGILASWRRSYDSQALGDRLDLPYDDNLNLSTRLVRAARPVIEKVQSDIDGSPLTLILGDSTGKVLLRHSGEPCLEGQLDRALLAPGFSYAEKYAGTNGIGTALEDRSTALVRGAEHFNEQLQVFACVGVPVRDPITRRQLGVLDITTWADRAHPALTALVRQAGASIEDTLLTMSSRGARSLLEQYLRSSRAAEDRVIAVSDEAFIGSATAADRIGGLGRPELWALTVDALGNSDGAEISLMSGTEYATTLTVRAIRSPYGRLDGAIIEIPSSAPAPPVQRSSPARPRGTHQLSPLVLGPMAMVGRMAAARLPVCLVGEPGTGKRTLIQDIAMREFPGRTVVVIDCGDDDIEAKLGSVGEHLADGHPVIVRDADGLASGRLAELVSGMDLPSASGWLTFTTRTHRKSVEGAEEAEGDLAAAGIPMIALPPLRARVQDLRVLLPDMVRRLSRGRVTAVSPELLTRLIREPWPGNLAEVVELVTTMIPSATDSVLREQHLPADFGSGLRYRLTPLEWMTRDAIVESLRACDWDKARAAEALGMSRASIYRKIKAYNIEPGA, from the coding sequence ATGTCCAGTGCCATGCCGAGCTGGTCCGACGTGCTGACGCACTCCCTCGAACGGCTCAAGGAACGAGCATCGACCGATCCCGATGCCGGGGTCCGCGACGGGATCCTCGCGTCCTGGCGTCGCTCCTACGACAGCCAGGCACTCGGCGACCGCCTCGACCTGCCCTACGACGACAACCTGAACCTCTCGACCAGGCTGGTCCGCGCCGCCCGCCCCGTCATCGAGAAGGTTCAGAGCGATATCGACGGCAGCCCGCTGACCCTGATCCTCGGCGACAGCACCGGCAAGGTGCTGCTGCGGCACTCGGGCGAGCCGTGCCTCGAAGGGCAGCTCGACCGCGCCCTGCTCGCTCCGGGGTTCAGCTATGCCGAGAAGTACGCCGGTACCAACGGCATCGGCACCGCCCTGGAGGATCGGTCGACCGCCCTCGTACGCGGCGCCGAGCACTTCAACGAGCAGCTCCAGGTGTTCGCCTGCGTCGGTGTCCCGGTGCGCGACCCCATCACCCGCCGCCAGCTCGGCGTCCTGGACATCACCACCTGGGCCGACCGTGCGCATCCCGCGCTCACGGCGTTGGTCCGACAGGCCGGTGCCTCGATCGAGGACACCCTTCTCACGATGTCGAGCCGAGGTGCGCGGTCGCTGCTGGAGCAGTATCTCCGCAGCAGCCGGGCGGCCGAGGACCGCGTCATCGCCGTCAGCGACGAGGCGTTCATCGGATCCGCCACCGCGGCCGACCGCATCGGCGGACTGGGACGACCCGAGCTGTGGGCGCTGACCGTGGACGCCCTCGGCAATTCCGACGGTGCCGAGATCTCCCTCATGTCCGGCACCGAGTACGCCACCACCCTGACCGTACGTGCCATCCGCTCGCCCTACGGCCGACTCGACGGCGCGATCATCGAGATCCCCTCCTCCGCTCCGGCACCGCCCGTCCAGCGGTCGAGCCCGGCTCGGCCACGCGGAACCCACCAGCTCAGCCCGCTGGTCCTCGGCCCGATGGCCATGGTCGGCCGCATGGCCGCCGCACGACTGCCCGTCTGCCTCGTCGGCGAGCCGGGCACCGGCAAGCGCACCCTCATCCAGGACATCGCCATGCGCGAGTTCCCGGGGCGTACGGTCGTCGTCATCGACTGCGGTGACGACGACATCGAGGCCAAGCTCGGCTCGGTCGGCGAGCATCTCGCCGATGGTCATCCCGTCATCGTCCGCGACGCCGACGGACTGGCATCCGGCCGTCTGGCCGAGCTGGTCAGCGGCATGGACCTGCCCTCGGCCAGTGGCTGGCTCACCTTCACCACGCGCACCCATCGCAAGAGCGTCGAGGGAGCCGAGGAGGCCGAGGGCGACCTGGCCGCCGCCGGCATCCCGATGATCGCCCTTCCCCCGCTGCGGGCACGTGTCCAGGACCTCCGTGTCCTGCTTCCCGACATGGTGCGCCGGCTGAGCCGCGGACGCGTCACCGCGGTCTCCCCCGAGCTGCTGACCCGCCTGATCCGCGAACCGTGGCCGGGGAACCTCGCCGAGGTCGTCGAGCTGGTCACCACCATGATCCCCTCGGCGACCGACTCCGTCCTGCGCGAGCAGCACCTTCCGGCCGACTTCGGCAGCGGGCTGCGGTATCGGCTCACCCCGCTGGAGTGGATGACCCGCGACGCCATCGTGGAGTCGCTGCGAGCCTGCGACTGGGACAAGGCGCGCGCCGCCGAGGCGCTCGGCATGTCCCGAGCCTCGATCTACCGAAAGATCAAGGCCTACAACATCGAGCCCGGCGCCTGA
- a CDS encoding helix-turn-helix domain-containing protein, which yields MTVAAEVPVGELVRRWRERRRRSQLDVSIAAELSARHLSFIETGRARPSRDMIERLCDELDIPLRDRNALHLAAGFAPAYRERPLPDLGVARTAVETVLAGHEPNPALAVNVRWELLAANRSMQRFLGDVDEALLEPPVNVLRTTLHPDGLAPRIRNFVQWRAHAARRVRRQLERTAAEGLADLLAEVESYPVPAGADLTAQADDNDLVVPMRLASDGGDLAFHYALTVFGAARDVTLDEIAIETFFPADQATADALRA from the coding sequence ATGACGGTGGCTGCGGAGGTGCCTGTGGGCGAGCTGGTACGACGCTGGCGCGAGCGGCGGCGCCGCTCCCAGCTGGACGTGTCGATCGCCGCCGAGCTGTCCGCCCGGCACCTCAGCTTCATCGAGACCGGGCGGGCCAGACCGAGCCGCGACATGATCGAGCGGCTGTGCGACGAGCTCGACATCCCCTTGCGGGACCGCAACGCCCTGCACCTGGCGGCAGGGTTCGCCCCGGCGTACCGGGAACGGCCGCTGCCCGACCTGGGCGTTGCCAGGACCGCGGTGGAGACGGTGCTGGCCGGTCACGAGCCCAATCCCGCGCTGGCCGTCAACGTCCGCTGGGAGCTGCTGGCGGCCAACCGGTCCATGCAGCGCTTCCTCGGCGACGTCGACGAGGCTCTGCTCGAGCCTCCGGTGAACGTGCTGCGCACGACGCTGCACCCCGACGGCCTGGCGCCGAGGATCCGCAACTTCGTCCAGTGGCGGGCGCACGCCGCCCGTCGGGTCCGGCGTCAGCTCGAGCGCACCGCCGCCGAGGGCCTGGCCGACCTGCTCGCCGAGGTCGAGTCCTACCCGGTGCCCGCCGGCGCCGACCTCACCGCGCAGGCGGACGACAACGACCTGGTGGTGCCGATGCGCCTCGCCTCCGACGGCGGAGACCTTGCGTTCCACTATGCGTTGACCGTCTTCGGCGCGGCGCGCGACGTGACCTTGGACGAGATCGCCATCGAGACCTTCTTCCCGGCCGATCAGGCGACCGCCGACGCGCTCAGGGCGTAG